In one window of Synechococcus sp. M16CYN DNA:
- a CDS encoding CYTH domain-containing protein gives MTLEIERRFLVHGEGWLTHARSAQRLRQMYLAASAEGVTVRLRFEDEDQARLSLKAPADAVGLVRHEFEYAIPVVDAEVMWRLSLPSLEKTRWALDLPGGDWIVDCFTGANSPLVLAEVELSQINQKIEIPTWCGNEITGESRWANAVLANCPLQSWPLKDRQHYGLA, from the coding sequence ATGACCTTGGAAATTGAGCGGCGGTTCTTGGTACATGGTGAGGGATGGCTTACTCATGCTAGGTCTGCTCAGCGATTGCGGCAGATGTATCTCGCAGCAAGTGCTGAAGGGGTGACTGTGCGCCTGCGATTTGAGGATGAGGATCAGGCTCGGCTCAGTCTGAAAGCTCCAGCTGATGCCGTTGGCTTAGTTCGACATGAATTCGAATATGCCATCCCCGTTGTGGATGCAGAGGTCATGTGGCGTTTGTCATTGCCTAGCTTAGAGAAAACGCGTTGGGCCCTTGATCTTCCCGGTGGAGATTGGATAGTGGATTGCTTTACCGGTGCTAATTCTCCCCTGGTCTTGGCAGAAGTGGAACTTTCTCAGATTAATCAGAAGATCGAAATCCCGACCTGGTGCGGAAACGAGATCACCGGAGAATCGCGCTGGGCCAACGCGGTTCTAGCAAACTGCCCACTGCAATCTTGGCCTTTGAAAGATCGCCAACACTATGGGTTGGCCTAA
- a CDS encoding NAD(+) kinase has protein sequence MRLDRIWLVYRADSQPAQREARHCARQLEALGSRVILAMSGPQANPFPGLLAVEAELPNLAVVLGGDGTVLGAARHLAVHDIPLLNINVGGHLGFLTHDQWVLRGNEVWQRLLRDQYAIERRMMLQAMVDRRCATERPIGPAVLEQPGVEGDKEHHWALNDFYLRAYLDEISPTCTLELEIDGEVVDQVRGDGLILATPTGSTGYVMAAGGPILHPGIDAIIVTPICPMSLSSRTVVVPSRSRLVLWPLGNLGHQIKLWKDGVGCTLLQPGECVVVQQARCHAQMVLLNQSPSYYRTLTHKLHWAGSLTFDQPSPN, from the coding sequence ATGCGTCTCGACCGGATCTGGTTGGTCTATCGAGCAGATAGTCAACCAGCCCAACGTGAGGCGCGTCACTGTGCAAGGCAGTTAGAGGCCCTTGGATCTAGAGTCATTTTGGCGATGTCTGGTCCCCAAGCAAATCCGTTCCCAGGTTTATTGGCTGTGGAGGCTGAGTTGCCGAATCTGGCAGTTGTTTTGGGAGGTGACGGTACGGTCCTTGGCGCTGCCCGTCATCTTGCAGTGCACGATATTCCCCTGCTTAATATCAACGTAGGTGGTCATCTCGGCTTTCTTACGCATGATCAATGGGTATTAAGAGGAAACGAGGTCTGGCAGCGTTTGCTACGCGATCAGTATGCAATTGAACGACGGATGATGTTGCAGGCGATGGTCGATCGTCGCTGTGCGACAGAACGGCCTATAGGGCCAGCAGTGCTGGAGCAACCCGGTGTTGAAGGTGATAAGGAACATCATTGGGCCCTCAACGATTTTTATCTGAGGGCCTACCTCGATGAAATTTCTCCTACCTGCACTCTCGAACTCGAAATCGATGGGGAAGTGGTGGATCAGGTACGTGGAGATGGGCTAATTCTCGCGACCCCGACAGGTTCTACTGGGTACGTGATGGCTGCTGGGGGGCCGATTTTGCATCCAGGCATCGATGCCATCATAGTTACGCCAATTTGTCCGATGAGTCTCTCAAGCCGCACCGTTGTCGTTCCCTCTCGTTCTCGGCTGGTGCTGTGGCCCTTAGGAAATTTAGGTCATCAAATTAAGCTTTGGAAAGATGGTGTTGGGTGCACTTTGTTGCAACCTGGCGAGTGCGTCGTAGTGCAACAGGCTCGCTGCCATGCCCAGATGGTACTGCTGAACCAAAGTCCCTCTTACTATCGAACTTTAACTCATAAGTTGCACTGGGCGGGCAGCCTTACGTTTGATCAGCCCTCGCCCAATTGA
- the nuoK gene encoding NADH-quinone oxidoreductase subunit NuoK yields MNEFLSTFSSLQAYLLVAAMLFCIGVWGLINSRNAVRVLMSIELMLNGVNINLMAFSSYVDGDLIRGQVFAVFVITVAAAEAAVGLAILLSLYRNRVTVDMEQFNLLRW; encoded by the coding sequence ATGAACGAATTTCTCTCCACCTTCTCTTCTCTTCAAGCTTATTTGCTTGTTGCCGCAATGCTATTTTGCATAGGTGTCTGGGGGTTGATTAACAGCCGCAATGCCGTACGCGTATTGATGAGCATTGAATTGATGTTGAACGGGGTAAATATTAACTTGATGGCCTTCTCCTCTTATGTTGATGGTGATCTAATTAGGGGTCAAGTGTTCGCAGTCTTCGTAATTACGGTTGCCGCAGCAGAAGCAGCGGTCGGTTTAGCCATTCTACTGTCGCTTTATCGCAACCGCGTTACTGTTGATATGGAGCAGTTCAACCTGTTGCGTTGGTAA